In one window of Oryza sativa Japonica Group chromosome 9, ASM3414082v1 DNA:
- the LOC4346975 gene encoding probable xyloglucan endotransglucosylase/hydrolase protein 28: MVVVVAMPPALSLLVLLVLALHGGAGDATPPPPLRLVRGARRVAFDEGYTRMFGDGNLAVLRDGRRVRLTLDESTGAGFASQDVFLHGFFSAAVKLPAYYAAGVVVAFYLSNGDTYEKTHDEVDFEFLGNVRGREWRVQTNVYGNGSTAAGREERYDLPFDPTDELHHYSILWTRRRIIFYVDETPIREVVRTAAMGAAFPAKPMSVYATIWDGSAWATLGGRYRVNYRYAPFVAEFADLVLHGCAVDPLAVEHSASCGDEEEEAAEAVVSSAAMAAFRRGHMSYSYCHDRRRYPVALSECALTGGAASLGRLFGPDGMKRRRARRARDASS, from the exons atggtggtggtggtggccatgcCGCCGGCGCTCTCCCTCCTCGTTCTCCTCGTTCTCGCGCTCCAcggaggcgccggcgacgccacgccgccgccgccgctgcggctcgtccgcggcgcgcggcgcgtggcGTTCGACGAGGGGTACACGCGGATGTTCGGCGACGGCAacctcgccgtcctccgcgacggccgccgcgtccgcctcaCCCTCGACGAGTCCACCG GCGCCGGGTTCGCCTCCCAGGACGTCTTCCTCCACGGCTTCTTCagcgccgccgtcaagctccccGCCTActacgccgccggcgtcgtcgtcgccttctac CTGTCGAACGGCGACACGTACGAGAAGACCCACGACGAGGTGGACTTCGAGTTCCTCGGCAACGTGCGCGGGCGCGAGTGGCGCGTGCAGACGAACGTGTACGGCAATGgcagcaccgccgccggcaGGGAGGAGCGCTACGACCTCCCGTTCGACCCCACCGACGAGCTCCACCATTACTCCATCCTCTGGACTCGCCGCCGAATCAT ATTCTACGTGGACGAGACGCCGATCAGGGAGGTGGtgaggacggcggcgatgggggcGGCGTTCCCGGCGAAGCCGATGTCGGTGTACGCCACAATCTGGGACGGCTCGGCGTGGGCCACGCTCGGCGGGCGCTACAGGGTGAACTACAGGTACGCGCCGTTCGTCGCCGAGttcgccgacctcgtcctccACGGCTGCGCCGTCGACCCGCTCGCCGTCGAACACTCCGCGTCGTgcggggacgaggaggaggaggcggccgaggcCGTCGTGTCGtccgcggcgatggcggcgttcCGGCGCGGCCACATGTCCTACTCCTACTGCCACGACCGGCGGAGGTACCCGGTCGCGCTGTCCGAGTGCGCGCTCACCGGCGGCGCAGCCTCCCTCGGCCGCCTGTTCGGCCCCGACGGGATgaagcgccgccgcgctcgccgcgcccgcGACGCCTCGTCGTAG